From Melospiza melodia melodia isolate bMelMel2 chromosome 2, bMelMel2.pri, whole genome shotgun sequence:
TCCAGCCCTCATTCAGCAGCGGCGAAATAGAGATTAAACCCCCGCAGCGCTACTGGCCCCGAGCATAAATGCTCCTCGACTCTTTCGGATGTCCGAAGGGTAGGGTGGGAAACGGGGGAGTCTCCGGCTGGCGTGAGTCGGCCCCGAGCTGCTGCCCCAGACGAAAAGGCAGGAAAAGTGGGAGCGCTGCTGCAAGGGGGCAGAGGTAGAGGACGGGCGGGGACAGCGATGGGACCGCCCCTGGGGTGCGGGCTGTGCTGGTCCTCGAAAGCGAAGCTCTTTGTGGAGCGCCGAAACTGGCCCTTCGGTACAAAGGATGCTGCTGCCCTTTGAGGGGGTTGATTAGGCAAGGCCGGGATTTCCCTGCGAGCCAAAAGGGGAAAGGAGCATTGTCGTGACTTTTCTGAGGGAGGAGAAGTAGCTTTTACTGATATGTCATCTGCTCTCTTCAGGCTGTTTGTGCCCCTGGGAATGCCTTGAGCTCCCGGGCTCCTGGAAAGTGCAGCCAAGCtggctgcccttccctgcctgcggGGCAGCCAGGGACTCTCCTCCGCCTCTCCGGGAGAGGAAACGGGGCAGGGACGCCAGCGGACCCACACGCACCTCCGGCTCTCCCCGGCCACCGAATCCCCTTGAGGAAACCACATCTGTGCGTCTTGGCCCCTTCCCCGTGCCCAGCCGCGTTCAAAGGAAGCCCCGTGCTGGTCCCGCATTTCCTGGGCCAGGCTCCAGGTTCCCCCTCCTCTGCCTCTCGCGGGGGGAAAACTCGCAGGATTTGGCCCACGGCTGCCAAAAGGGGGGCGAGAGGCTCTAGGGGGAGCTCAAGGGGGAGAGAGACCCGCCGGTcccctcccttctctcccccaCGGGAGACGAGCCAGTGCTCCCGGCTAGTGTGGCCGCCGTGGGGGTTTCAGTGATGCTGCAAGGCAAGGAATGGGAATAAATGATCCCCGGGTTTTAAAAGCGGCTGCTCGATGGTTTTATTGCACAGTAAAAACTTCATGCAAAGTAGCCATACGTCTGTACGGGTATTTATACACATGTATTTTCGACACGTCCAGCCAAATAGTGCCCTTCTTCCTCCCCAAATTCTGGGTGCCTTGCTGGAGCAAGGTCCAGAGATGGAATGGTTTGATGGGAGATGCTGTGGAGGTGAACAACAAATATCACAGCTCCGTGGAACCTTCTGCACgcctccctgtccctctcctgttAAACGCAGGTGATGTGTATCTGTCATCGATTTAATATGTCTTAATTCAAATATACACCCCGATCAATTTCTTTTTATGAGAGGCCataaaaaaatggaattattttatAGCTGGCTAATAGGCAGCTGACCTGTGACTGTGGGGAGGGAGGGGTTGACGGAGACTCACGTGGAAATTCGCTCATTTTTAGGACTGGCTGCAAACGCCGGGCAGAGAAGGTGGCTGCCCGCGCAGGGACAATTTTGGACGCTGCCAGCTCCAGAAGAGCCATGAAGAATTTAAAGCCCATTAACTCACCGACACCAGCTCAGGCCCGCGCTGCCGCTGCCCCCGGGCTGCAGCAGAGGGGAGGCGTGCTgtgctgcccccacagccccccacaaCCCCAGAGCCCCCGTCGGGGGTCGGAACGCGCCCCGCTCCCGCGGCGGAGCCGGCTGCACAGCCCTCCCGCGGGGCTCCGCTCGCCGCCAAACCTGCCAAGGGACACCGGGGGAGGCTGCAGAGGCGGGGTGAAAGCCTGGAAGCCTTCACATTTATTTCGTAAAGCTTCCTCTATAAACTGAGCTCGGGCTATCGGCTTTAGGAGGTGTTTAACCGTAAAACGCTGTGCTGTGAGCTGCATTATGTAAATGTATGCTAATGATCATGAACACCATTTACAAACAATCGTCTTAATGCACGTCTTATTGATAGTTAGGGAGCGGGGAGCAATATTTTATAAGGTGTAAAACATTCTTCTGGGGAGCCATTGGAAAGGGAGCGCGATTGCCGCTTTCCCCGGGAAGAGCTGCTAGGCTCCCCAAACCCGCCAGCAAAGCCTGCCCTCCTCCCGAGCCGTCGCGGGTGGCTTTCCACGCccgtggggctgctctgctgctcgtGGGGAGCCTGTGGCACGGTGCCCTCCCCGAACGTGCTCCATCGGAGGTAGAGTCCGCCCGCAGCGGGACGGAGCG
This genomic window contains:
- the LOC134414668 gene encoding serine/arginine repetitive matrix protein 3-like: MDEAGKRSLLQQCAQPHAHARPSLCVLMPKAPLGEGGQSFPEKKTAGAVCAPGNALSSRAPGKCSQAGCPSLPAGQPGTLLRLSGRGNGAGTPADPHAPPALPGHRIPLRKPHLCVLAPSPCPAAFKGSPVLVPHFLGQAPGSPSSASRGGKTRRIWPTAAKRGARGSRGSSRGRETRRSPPFSPPRETSQCSRLVWPPWGFQ